One genomic window of Paenarthrobacter ureafaciens includes the following:
- the prfA gene encoding peptide chain release factor 1 encodes MFESVQGLLDEHAAIQARLSDPAVYADQSLARKLGRRSAQLQGIVEAYNKWRGLNDDLEAAKEMAAEDPDFAAEVDQIEEQIPAAQERLRRLLIPRDPDDARNVILEVKGGEGGDEAALFAGDLLRMYMRYAESRGWKTEMISATESDLGGYKDVSVAIKGNSNDPAEGVFARLKFEGGVHRVQRVPVTESQGRIHTSAAGVLVLPEVDEPEEIEINQNDLKIDVYRSSGPGGQSVNTTDSAVRITHLPTGIVVAMQNEKSQLQNREAAMRVLRARLLAHQQEQIDAANSEQRKSQIRTMDRSERIRTYNFPENRIADHRTGYKAYNLDAVMNGDLEPVIQSAIEMDEQSRLDAIGE; translated from the coding sequence ATGTTTGAGTCCGTACAGGGACTTCTGGATGAGCATGCTGCCATCCAGGCCCGGTTGAGCGATCCTGCTGTCTACGCCGATCAGTCGCTGGCCCGTAAGTTGGGGCGGCGGTCTGCCCAGCTTCAGGGCATCGTGGAGGCGTACAACAAGTGGCGCGGACTCAATGATGACCTCGAAGCGGCCAAGGAAATGGCTGCCGAGGACCCCGACTTTGCTGCCGAGGTGGACCAGATCGAGGAGCAGATCCCCGCGGCCCAGGAGCGGCTGCGCCGGTTGCTGATTCCCCGCGATCCTGACGACGCCCGCAACGTCATCCTCGAAGTAAAGGGCGGTGAAGGCGGCGACGAGGCAGCGTTGTTCGCCGGGGACCTCCTGCGCATGTACATGCGTTACGCCGAATCCCGAGGCTGGAAGACTGAAATGATTTCCGCCACGGAATCGGACCTGGGCGGCTACAAGGACGTTTCCGTGGCCATCAAGGGCAACTCCAACGATCCCGCTGAGGGTGTCTTTGCCCGCCTCAAGTTCGAGGGCGGCGTCCACCGCGTGCAGCGTGTTCCGGTCACGGAGTCCCAGGGCCGCATCCACACGTCCGCCGCCGGTGTCCTGGTGCTTCCCGAAGTGGACGAGCCCGAGGAAATCGAGATCAACCAAAACGATCTCAAGATCGACGTTTACCGTTCGTCCGGACCGGGTGGACAGTCGGTCAACACCACCGACTCCGCTGTCCGCATCACCCACTTGCCGACGGGCATCGTTGTGGCCATGCAGAACGAGAAATCGCAGTTGCAGAACCGTGAAGCCGCCATGCGCGTGCTCCGTGCCCGCCTCCTGGCCCACCAGCAGGAGCAAATCGACGCTGCCAACTCCGAACAGCGCAAGTCCCAGATCCGCACCATGGACCGTTCCGAGCGCATCCGTACGTATAACTTCCCGGAAAACCGCATTGCCGACCACCGCACCGGCTACAAGGCATACAACCTTGACGCCGTCATGAACGGTGACTTGGAACCGGTCATCCAATCCGCCATTGAGATGGATGAACAGTCGCGCCTGGATGCCATCGGCGAATAG
- the rho gene encoding transcription termination factor Rho → MTETTELASAVDTTSSAAESSTAATTKSSGLAGLKLAQLQALASQLGISGGSRMRKGDLVNAISAHRAGTPATKAPAKAPSKGSAAAAPKEAPAVEQQPEKSAPAVETAGEAAPQEAPRRGRGRSRRASSDGVVAAAEAAAAATAEAGSAPAAEAARTEETAAPAAETAEAPAERRQPRTRNRRRGEAAAAAEAAEAPAAEPRTEQQAEQRSAEQRTEREGRESRADQREGRAEQREQAEAGEQPQRERRDNSRNRRDDNDGEDGGNRRNRRNRRDRNEQNDRRGQDSRDGNSRSERFRDRNERRRGRSQGPDVDDVEVTEDDVLLPVAGILDVLENYAFIRTSGYLPGANDVYVSLAQVKKYNLRKGDAVVGAIRAPREGEDRNQQSSRQKFNALVRVTSVNGKTPEELKDRVEFAKLVPLYPSERLRLETDPKKIGPRVIDLVAPIGKGQRGLIVSPPKAGKTLILQSIANAITTNNPEVHLMMVLVDERPEEVTDMQRTVKGEVIASTFDRPADDHTTVAELSIERAKRLVEMGMDVVVLLDSMTRLGRAYNLAAPASGRILSGGVDSAALYPPKRFFGAARNIENGGSLTILATALVETGSKMDEVIFEEFKGTGNMELRLSRQLADKRIFPAVDVNASGTRREENLLSPEEVKIMWKLRRVLSGLEQQQSLELLTNKIRETQSNVEFLMQVQKTTLGAKSDNDK, encoded by the coding sequence GTGACAGAAACCACTGAGCTGGCTTCAGCTGTGGACACCACATCTTCTGCTGCCGAGTCGTCAACGGCCGCAACCACCAAGAGCAGCGGCCTTGCCGGCTTGAAGCTCGCCCAACTCCAGGCTCTTGCCAGCCAGTTGGGCATTTCCGGGGGATCACGGATGCGCAAGGGTGACCTTGTCAACGCAATTTCCGCCCACCGTGCCGGCACGCCAGCCACCAAGGCGCCTGCCAAGGCACCGTCGAAGGGAAGCGCTGCAGCTGCCCCCAAGGAAGCTCCTGCCGTTGAGCAGCAGCCGGAAAAGTCGGCTCCCGCAGTCGAAACCGCCGGCGAAGCAGCTCCCCAGGAAGCACCGCGACGCGGACGTGGACGCAGCCGCCGGGCAAGCAGCGATGGCGTCGTGGCTGCGGCCGAAGCCGCCGCTGCGGCAACGGCAGAGGCTGGATCGGCTCCCGCCGCTGAAGCCGCACGTACCGAAGAAACGGCCGCTCCTGCGGCCGAAACCGCGGAAGCTCCTGCCGAGCGCCGTCAGCCCCGCACCCGCAATCGCCGTCGTGGTGAAGCCGCCGCTGCAGCCGAGGCGGCAGAGGCACCCGCTGCCGAACCGCGTACGGAGCAGCAGGCCGAGCAGCGGTCCGCTGAACAGCGCACTGAGCGTGAAGGCCGCGAAAGCCGCGCCGACCAGCGTGAAGGCCGTGCCGAGCAGCGCGAACAGGCTGAAGCCGGTGAACAGCCGCAGCGTGAACGCCGCGACAACTCCCGCAACCGCCGTGACGACAACGACGGCGAAGACGGCGGCAACCGCCGTAACCGCCGCAACCGTCGCGACCGCAACGAGCAGAACGACCGCCGAGGCCAGGACAGCCGCGACGGCAACAGCCGCAGCGAACGCTTCCGTGACCGCAATGAGCGCCGCCGCGGACGTTCCCAGGGACCGGACGTAGACGACGTCGAGGTCACTGAAGACGACGTGCTGCTGCCCGTCGCAGGCATCCTGGACGTCCTGGAGAACTACGCGTTCATCCGCACCTCCGGCTACCTTCCGGGAGCCAACGATGTTTACGTATCGCTCGCCCAGGTCAAGAAGTACAACCTGCGTAAGGGCGACGCCGTGGTCGGTGCCATCCGTGCGCCGCGCGAAGGCGAAGACCGCAACCAGCAGTCGTCCCGCCAGAAGTTCAACGCCCTGGTCCGGGTCACGTCGGTAAACGGCAAGACTCCCGAGGAGCTCAAGGACCGCGTTGAATTCGCCAAGCTTGTGCCGCTCTACCCCTCGGAGCGACTCCGCCTCGAAACGGACCCGAAGAAGATCGGCCCCCGTGTCATCGACCTCGTGGCTCCCATCGGCAAGGGCCAGCGTGGCCTCATCGTCTCCCCGCCCAAGGCCGGCAAGACGCTGATCCTGCAGTCCATCGCGAATGCCATCACCACCAACAATCCTGAGGTCCACCTCATGATGGTGCTGGTTGACGAACGCCCTGAAGAAGTCACCGACATGCAGCGCACCGTCAAGGGTGAGGTCATTGCCTCCACCTTCGACCGGCCTGCAGACGACCACACCACGGTCGCCGAACTTTCGATCGAACGTGCCAAGCGCCTCGTTGAAATGGGCATGGATGTTGTTGTCCTCCTCGATTCCATGACCCGACTCGGACGTGCGTACAACCTCGCAGCACCGGCCTCCGGACGCATCCTGTCCGGTGGTGTGGATTCCGCAGCCCTGTACCCGCCCAAGCGCTTCTTCGGCGCCGCCCGCAACATCGAAAACGGCGGTTCGCTGACCATCCTGGCAACGGCCCTCGTGGAAACCGGTTCCAAGATGGACGAGGTCATCTTCGAAGAGTTCAAGGGCACGGGCAACATGGAACTGCGCCTGTCCCGCCAGTTGGCTGACAAGCGCATCTTCCCGGCCGTGGACGTCAACGCCTCCGGTACCCGCCGCGAAGAGAACCTGCTCTCCCCGGAAGAGGTCAAGATCATGTGGAAGCTGCGCAGGGTCCTCTCCGGCCTGGAACAGCAGCAGAGCCTTGAACTGCTGACCAACAAGATCCGGGAAACGCAAAGCAACGTCGAGTTCCTCATGCAGGTCCAGAAGACGACGCTTGGAGCGAAGTCGGACAACGACAAATAG
- the thrB gene encoding homoserine kinase, with protein sequence METTQPTATDRTEVAAGQRLTVRVPGTSANLGPGYDSLGLALSIYDTLTVETLSSGELEFELSGEGAETLPRDSSHLVVRAIDLALDRLGFQRNGLKIIAENVNPHGRGLGSSASAVVAAVTAANAMVPDEARQDRDWILQLTSEIEGHPDNVAPAIFGGLALSWQDSEQYSSTRADVAASVVPVVAVPDFELSTETARGLLPASVGHHAAAMNSGRAALLVHALTSKPELLLPGTEDYLHQSYRAEAMRPSANLISSLRSAGFAAVVSGAGPTVMVLANGEAEAAAVTAHIDAFTSANTPDVAWRVMTLAVDVEGARVEVHRR encoded by the coding sequence GTGGAAACAACGCAGCCCACCGCGACTGATCGAACAGAGGTCGCGGCCGGCCAGCGCCTGACGGTCAGGGTGCCCGGTACGAGTGCCAACCTTGGCCCCGGCTACGACAGCCTCGGCCTGGCCTTGTCCATCTACGACACCCTGACCGTGGAAACCCTTTCCTCCGGAGAGCTCGAGTTCGAGCTCTCCGGAGAGGGAGCGGAAACACTTCCCCGGGACTCCTCCCACTTGGTGGTCCGCGCCATCGACCTGGCCCTGGACCGGCTCGGGTTCCAGCGCAACGGGTTGAAGATCATTGCCGAGAACGTCAACCCGCATGGCCGTGGCCTGGGTTCTTCCGCCTCCGCCGTGGTTGCTGCCGTGACCGCTGCCAACGCCATGGTTCCGGACGAGGCCCGCCAGGACCGTGACTGGATCCTGCAGTTGACCAGCGAGATTGAAGGCCACCCTGACAACGTCGCACCCGCAATTTTCGGCGGGTTGGCGCTGTCATGGCAGGACAGCGAGCAGTACAGCAGCACGCGCGCGGACGTCGCGGCATCAGTGGTTCCCGTCGTGGCCGTTCCGGATTTTGAGCTCTCCACCGAAACTGCGCGTGGCCTTCTTCCCGCCTCGGTGGGCCACCATGCCGCAGCCATGAACTCGGGACGGGCAGCGTTGCTGGTCCATGCCCTGACCAGCAAGCCGGAGCTGCTGCTCCCGGGTACTGAGGATTACCTCCACCAGAGCTACCGGGCGGAGGCAATGCGTCCGAGCGCCAACCTGATTTCCTCCTTGCGCTCAGCCGGGTTCGCCGCCGTCGTGTCCGGTGCAGGACCCACTGTCATGGTGCTCGCCAACGGCGAGGCCGAGGCCGCAGCAGTCACCGCCCACATCGACGCCTTTACTTCGGCCAACACACCCGACGTTGCTTGGCGCGTGATGACGCTGGCTGTGGACGTTGAAGGTGCTAGAGTGGAAGTGCACCGGCGGTAA
- the thrC gene encoding threonine synthase, translating to MAHQWRGVIREYADRLPVTEATKVITLGEGGTPLVHAQKLSELTGSEVYLKVEGMNPTGSFKDRGMTMAMTAAVEAGAKAVVCASTGNTSASAAAYATAAGLKCAVLVPEGKISMGKLSQAIAHGATLLQVDGNFDNCLDIARKLGESYPVFLVNSVNPARIQGQKTGAFEVVDSLGDAPDIHVLPVGNAGNISAYWKGYKEYSAPFETPNGTLAAVSTKTPAMWGFQAAGAAPFVAGHPITEPDTIATAIRIGNPASWETAVAARDESGGLIEAVTDEEILAAHRWLSSKEGVFVEPGSAAGVAGLIKKHAAGEVPSGNKIVITVTGHGLKDPQWALRTGDGSDVQPVKVPNDVVTVAAELGLEEK from the coding sequence GTGGCTCACCAATGGCGCGGAGTAATCCGCGAATACGCTGATCGTTTGCCTGTAACGGAAGCCACGAAGGTCATTACCCTCGGCGAGGGCGGTACGCCGCTTGTCCACGCGCAGAAGCTTTCCGAGCTCACCGGCTCCGAGGTCTACCTCAAGGTCGAAGGCATGAACCCCACCGGCTCCTTCAAGGACCGTGGCATGACCATGGCCATGACGGCTGCGGTAGAGGCCGGGGCCAAGGCCGTTGTGTGTGCTTCCACCGGCAACACCTCCGCTTCGGCAGCTGCCTACGCTACGGCCGCCGGCCTCAAGTGCGCTGTCCTGGTTCCCGAGGGCAAGATTTCCATGGGCAAGCTGAGCCAGGCCATCGCCCACGGTGCCACGCTGCTGCAGGTTGACGGCAACTTTGACAACTGCCTGGACATCGCACGGAAACTGGGCGAGTCCTACCCGGTGTTCCTGGTGAATTCGGTGAACCCTGCCCGTATCCAGGGCCAGAAGACCGGTGCTTTCGAAGTGGTGGACTCCTTGGGCGACGCACCGGACATCCACGTCCTGCCCGTAGGCAACGCCGGCAACATTAGTGCTTACTGGAAGGGCTACAAGGAGTACTCCGCCCCCTTCGAGACCCCCAACGGCACGCTGGCCGCAGTCTCTACCAAGACCCCTGCCATGTGGGGCTTCCAGGCTGCCGGTGCCGCCCCCTTCGTCGCCGGCCATCCCATCACCGAGCCGGACACCATTGCCACGGCCATCCGCATCGGCAATCCGGCCTCGTGGGAAACCGCTGTTGCGGCCCGCGACGAATCGGGCGGCTTGATCGAGGCCGTGACGGACGAGGAAATCCTCGCCGCCCACCGTTGGCTCTCGTCCAAGGAAGGCGTCTTCGTTGAACCCGGCTCGGCCGCAGGCGTCGCCGGCCTGATCAAGAAGCACGCCGCAGGTGAGGTGCCGTCCGGCAACAAGATCGTCATCACCGTCACCGGCCACGGCCTGAAGGACCCGCAGTGGGCCCTGCGTACCGGGGACGGCAGCGATGTCCAGCCGGTCAAGGTGCCCAACGACGTCGTCACTGTTGCAGCAGAACTGGGACTGGAAGAAAAGTAA
- a CDS encoding homoserine dehydrogenase, which translates to MSEVRNLKVALLGCGNVGAQVARILIDDADALAARSGARLELSGIAVRNIDTPRDVELPRELFTTDAETLVKDADLVIELMGGIEPARSLILTAVRNGACVVTGNKALLAQDGPTLYEEADKAGVQLSYEAAVAGAIPILRPIRDSLSGDRITRVLGIVNGTTNFILDQMDTTGAQFADALAEAQRLGYAEADPTADVEGHDAAAKAAILASLSFHTRFSLDDVYCEGITKVTASDIASAKEAGFVIKLLAIAEKIESPDNGSGISVRVHPTLLPREHPLAAVRGAFNAVFIEAENAGELMFYGQGAGGTPTASAVLGDLVSAARRLVLGGPGRTETTTGYVQPLPVEASTTSYYIGLDVADQPGVLARIAHIFAENGVSIEIMRQTIHRDASSAVESAELKIVTHRASEAALAATVEAVKGLDVINSVTSVLRVEGV; encoded by the coding sequence ATGTCTGAAGTGCGAAACCTGAAGGTGGCCCTGCTGGGCTGTGGCAACGTGGGGGCCCAGGTCGCGCGGATTCTTATTGACGACGCCGACGCCCTCGCCGCCCGCAGCGGCGCCCGACTGGAACTGTCCGGTATTGCCGTGCGGAACATCGATACCCCGCGCGACGTCGAGTTGCCGAGGGAGCTCTTCACAACCGACGCAGAGACCCTCGTCAAGGACGCGGACCTTGTCATTGAACTCATGGGCGGGATTGAGCCTGCCCGCTCGCTGATCCTGACTGCCGTCCGCAACGGTGCCTGCGTCGTGACCGGCAACAAGGCACTCCTGGCGCAGGACGGACCTACGCTGTACGAAGAAGCGGACAAGGCAGGCGTCCAGCTTTCCTATGAGGCCGCCGTGGCCGGAGCCATCCCCATCCTGCGCCCCATCCGGGACAGCCTTTCCGGCGATCGCATCACGCGCGTCCTGGGCATCGTCAACGGCACCACCAACTTCATCCTGGACCAGATGGACACCACGGGTGCCCAGTTCGCCGACGCCTTGGCCGAGGCCCAGCGCCTTGGCTACGCCGAGGCCGATCCCACGGCCGACGTCGAAGGGCATGACGCTGCCGCGAAGGCCGCGATCCTTGCATCGTTGTCCTTCCACACCCGCTTCTCGCTGGACGACGTCTATTGCGAAGGCATCACCAAGGTCACGGCCTCGGACATCGCCTCCGCCAAGGAAGCCGGCTTTGTCATCAAGCTCCTGGCCATCGCCGAAAAAATCGAGTCCCCGGACAACGGCAGCGGCATCTCAGTGCGCGTGCACCCCACGCTGCTGCCGCGCGAGCATCCGCTGGCAGCCGTCCGCGGTGCCTTCAATGCGGTATTCATCGAGGCTGAAAACGCTGGAGAGCTGATGTTCTACGGCCAGGGGGCGGGCGGAACGCCAACCGCCTCCGCCGTACTGGGCGACCTCGTGTCGGCCGCGCGCCGCCTCGTCCTGGGCGGCCCGGGCCGCACGGAGACGACAACCGGTTACGTCCAGCCCCTTCCCGTGGAAGCCTCGACTACCAGCTATTACATTGGCCTCGACGTCGCCGACCAACCCGGGGTCCTGGCCCGCATCGCCCACATTTTCGCGGAGAACGGCGTCTCCATCGAGATCATGCGCCAGACGATCCACCGGGACGCTTCGTCCGCTGTGGAGTCGGCTGAGCTGAAGATCGTGACGCACCGTGCATCCGAAGCTGCACTTGCAGCAACCGTCGAGGCCGTGAAGGGCCTTGACGTTATCAATTCTGTGACATCCGTACTGCGGGTAGAAGGGGTCTAA